From the genome of Bosea sp. Tri-49, one region includes:
- a CDS encoding amino acid ABC transporter substrate-binding protein has protein sequence MKRILLRLTAVLALAAGFATPADANTIKMIRDRGKIICGTSPGVAGFSTQDANGRWQGFDIDICRALAAVIFNDTEKAGFVSLTSKDRLIALQAGEIDVLPRTTTWTLSRNAGQGVTFTTVNYYDGQGFMVSKKLGVSSAAQLGGASVCVAQGTTSELNLADYFRKLGMKYEAAAFGTSEEALKAYESGRCDAYTTDISALSAVRMKLQDLDDHVILPEVVSKEPLGPWVRTGDETWFNLVRWTVLALINAEELGITKANVQEMLKSSNPEVKRFLGLDGKMGEAMGVSNDWVVRIISAVGNYGESFERHLGKSSRLQLARGPNELWSRGGIQYSPPFR, from the coding sequence ATGAAACGGATTTTGCTTCGCCTGACCGCCGTGCTGGCGCTCGCCGCCGGCTTCGCGACGCCTGCCGACGCCAACACGATCAAGATGATCCGCGACCGCGGCAAGATCATCTGCGGCACCAGCCCCGGCGTCGCCGGTTTCTCGACCCAGGATGCCAACGGTCGCTGGCAGGGCTTCGACATCGACATCTGCCGGGCGCTCGCAGCGGTGATCTTCAACGACACCGAGAAGGCCGGCTTCGTCTCGCTGACCTCCAAGGACCGGCTGATCGCCCTACAGGCCGGCGAGATCGACGTCCTGCCGCGCACCACGACCTGGACGCTGTCGCGCAATGCCGGCCAGGGTGTCACCTTCACCACCGTCAACTACTATGACGGCCAGGGCTTCATGGTCTCGAAGAAGCTCGGCGTCTCCTCCGCCGCGCAGCTCGGCGGCGCCTCGGTCTGCGTCGCCCAGGGCACGACCAGCGAGCTCAACCTCGCCGACTACTTCCGCAAGCTCGGCATGAAATACGAGGCCGCCGCCTTCGGCACCTCCGAGGAGGCGCTCAAGGCCTACGAGTCCGGCCGCTGCGACGCCTACACCACCGACATCTCGGCCCTCTCGGCCGTCAGGATGAAGCTGCAGGACCTCGACGATCACGTCATCCTGCCTGAGGTCGTCTCGAAGGAGCCGCTCGGCCCCTGGGTCCGCACCGGCGACGAGACCTGGTTCAACCTGGTGCGCTGGACCGTGCTCGCCCTGATCAACGCCGAGGAGCTCGGCATCACCAAGGCCAATGTCCAGGAGATGCTGAAATCCTCGAACCCGGAGGTGAAGCGCTTCCTCGGCCTCGACGGCAAGATGGGCGAGGCAATGGGCGTCAGCAACGACTGGGTCGTGCGCATCATCTCCGCCGTCGGCAATTACGGCGAGAGCTTCGAGCGCCATCTCGGCAAGAGCTCGCGCCTGCAGCTGGCACGCGGCCCCAACGAGCTCTGGAGCAGGGGCGGCATCCAGTACAGCCCGCCCTTCCGGTAA
- the metC gene encoding cystathionine beta-lyase, with amino-acid sequence MHDTTRSVHHPAVNEEGYASLTVPTHRASTIVYPDAASFFARRHRGFDGYTYGLHGTPTTRTLEAQLTALHDGVRTVLVPSGQAAVTIVLLSVLLPGDKVLIPDQVYQPVRSFCEEYLKPRGIDYAVYDPLIGAGIADLIDETVKLVWVESPGSNTMEVQDVPAIVKAAKAKGVLVGCDNTWATPLIFKPLAHGADFACEALTKYVGGHSDLLLGSVTVADLGLREKLKETLRGFGVGVSPDECQLALRGLETLALRLAHMGKVSEDFARRLTRSPAVETVLHPALPSCPGHEFWKRDMGRSSGVFSIVLKPVPHALFEAALSALEVFAIGASWGGTRSLVAPLAPDGERTVIPWPHPGPALRISIGLEDPDDLWNDLDALLIALEQPAAAKVA; translated from the coding sequence ATGCACGACACCACCCGCAGCGTTCACCATCCGGCCGTCAACGAGGAGGGCTATGCCAGTCTGACGGTGCCGACCCACCGCGCCTCGACCATCGTCTACCCGGATGCGGCGAGCTTCTTCGCCCGCAGGCATCGCGGCTTCGACGGCTATACTTACGGCCTGCATGGCACTCCGACGACGCGCACGCTGGAAGCACAACTGACCGCGCTGCATGACGGTGTGCGCACGGTGCTCGTCCCCTCCGGCCAGGCCGCGGTCACCATCGTCCTGCTCTCGGTGCTGCTGCCGGGCGACAAGGTGCTGATCCCCGATCAGGTCTACCAGCCGGTGCGCAGCTTCTGTGAGGAGTACCTGAAGCCGCGCGGCATCGACTACGCCGTCTACGACCCGCTGATCGGCGCCGGCATCGCCGATCTCATCGACGAGACGGTGAAGCTGGTCTGGGTCGAGTCGCCGGGCTCCAACACGATGGAGGTCCAGGATGTGCCGGCCATCGTCAAGGCGGCCAAGGCCAAGGGTGTGCTCGTCGGCTGCGACAACACCTGGGCGACGCCGCTGATCTTCAAGCCGTTGGCTCATGGCGCCGACTTTGCCTGCGAGGCACTGACCAAGTATGTCGGCGGCCATTCCGACCTACTGCTCGGCTCGGTCACCGTCGCCGATCTCGGCCTGCGCGAGAAGCTGAAGGAGACGCTGCGCGGCTTCGGCGTCGGCGTCTCGCCCGACGAATGCCAGCTCGCTCTGCGCGGCCTGGAAACCCTGGCGCTGCGCCTCGCCCATATGGGCAAGGTCTCCGAGGATTTCGCCCGGCGCCTCACCCGCTCGCCCGCGGTCGAGACGGTGCTGCATCCGGCCCTGCCCTCCTGCCCTGGCCATGAATTCTGGAAGCGCGACATGGGCCGCTCGTCCGGGGTGTTCAGCATCGTGCTGAAACCGGTGCCGCACGCTCTATTCGAGGCGGCACTCTCGGCGCTCGAGGTCTTCGCCATCGGCGCCTCCTGGGGCGGCACGCGCAGCCTGGTCGCACCGCTGGCGCCGGATGGCGAACGCACCGTCATCCCCTGGCCCCATCCGGGACCGGCGCTGCGCATCAGCATCGGCCTCGAGGACCCGGACGACCTCTGGAACGATCTCGATGCGCTGCTGATCGCGCTGGAACAGCCGGCGGCCGCCAAGGTCGCCTGA
- a CDS encoding LysR substrate-binding domain-containing protein, translating to MNSRQLETFAAVMKAGTISRAAELLGVTQPGVSRAIAELERTLGFMLFDRIRNRIVATPEGKLFYAQVQASFLGMDTLRATAARIRDHGAGQLRIGSLSALGSSLVPRAVRRFRDRRPDIAVTLMVLPSRDVRDGVASGAFDIGLAADEIDTSGVLHQPFVQPRALCAMPLGHPLAEKEVISPADLDGVPFIAYVPEDRARQRLDRIFDEAGVKPRIVVETIYAATVCALVAEGVGIGLVSPYAVAGADPSRLVLRPFEPEVQSRSLLILPLDRPKSQLVRDFIDCLMEVR from the coding sequence TTGAACAGCCGACAGCTCGAAACCTTCGCCGCGGTGATGAAGGCCGGCACGATCTCGCGCGCCGCCGAGCTGCTCGGTGTCACCCAGCCCGGCGTCAGCCGCGCCATCGCCGAGCTCGAACGCACGCTCGGCTTCATGCTGTTCGACCGCATCCGCAACCGCATCGTCGCGACGCCCGAGGGCAAGCTGTTCTACGCCCAGGTCCAGGCCTCCTTCCTCGGCATGGACACGCTGCGCGCCACCGCCGCCCGCATCCGCGACCACGGCGCCGGGCAACTGCGCATCGGCTCGCTCTCGGCGCTCGGCTCCTCGCTGGTGCCAAGGGCGGTGCGCCGCTTCCGCGACAGGCGCCCGGACATCGCGGTGACGCTGATGGTCCTGCCCTCGCGCGATGTCCGCGACGGCGTCGCCTCCGGCGCCTTCGACATCGGCCTCGCCGCCGACGAGATCGACACATCCGGCGTCCTCCACCAGCCTTTCGTCCAGCCGCGCGCGCTCTGCGCCATGCCGCTCGGCCACCCGCTGGCGGAGAAGGAGGTGATCAGCCCGGCCGACCTCGATGGCGTCCCGTTCATCGCCTATGTCCCGGAAGACCGCGCCCGCCAGAGGCTCGACCGCATCTTCGACGAGGCCGGCGTCAAGCCACGCATCGTCGTCGAGACCATCTATGCCGCGACCGTCTGCGCCCTCGTCGCCGAAGGCGTCGGCATCGGCCTGGTCAGCCCCTATGCGGTCGCCGGCGCCGATCCGTCCCGGCTGGTGCTGCGCCCGTTCGAGCCGGAGGTGCAGAGCCGCAGCCTGCTGATCCTGCCGCTCGATCGGCCGAAATCGCAGCTGGTGCGAGACTTCATCGATTGCCTGATGGAAGTGCGCTAG
- a CDS encoding methyl-accepting chemotaxis protein, which translates to MREIAERFGKLSAEITDMSGRIGDVNAELDRQTDGLHRVVASVDQVSRSNQAIQHSAEAAQEAASVVKSGLERVTGAVRQGLNAAQSDIAALSDGAQSISQALGEAVSRAHKVREASEAIQTITREIQLLSINAGVEAARSGVAGRGFAVIAAAVKQLAEQTRDATSASAKQLDALVATVDQLAKQSEANAQAARRASEESQGISQQIGELDHFGRSVVGLIGEIDSISNPARENAIAFAQVGDELRDLVAGVDQSGRNLEVAARRGASLVSTSEAILGAIAGSGVRTPQSDMIEIAVEAAATMSDLFEQVVAKGEVGLAELFDEAYRPVPGSDPQQFMSRFTALTDRLLPPVQERLLTVNKRIVFCAAIDRNGYLPTHNRKYSQPQGSDPVWNNANCRNRRIFNDRTGLAAARNQKPFLLQTYRRDMGGGNFLVMEDLSAPIFVRGRHWGGVRFGLSV; encoded by the coding sequence GTGCGCGAGATCGCCGAGCGTTTCGGCAAGCTCAGCGCCGAGATCACCGATATGTCCGGTCGTATCGGTGACGTCAATGCCGAGCTCGACCGGCAGACCGACGGGTTGCACCGCGTCGTCGCCTCGGTCGACCAGGTCTCGCGCTCCAATCAGGCGATCCAGCATTCTGCCGAGGCCGCCCAGGAAGCGGCGTCCGTGGTCAAGAGCGGGCTGGAACGCGTCACAGGCGCCGTCCGGCAGGGGCTCAATGCGGCGCAGAGCGACATCGCCGCACTGTCCGATGGCGCGCAGTCGATCTCGCAGGCGCTGGGCGAGGCGGTGAGCCGGGCGCACAAGGTCCGCGAGGCCAGCGAAGCGATCCAGACGATCACGCGCGAAATCCAGCTGCTGTCGATCAATGCCGGCGTCGAGGCCGCGCGCAGTGGCGTCGCCGGCCGTGGCTTTGCCGTCATCGCCGCGGCGGTGAAGCAGCTCGCCGAGCAGACCCGCGACGCCACCTCGGCGAGCGCCAAGCAGCTCGACGCGCTGGTCGCGACCGTCGACCAGTTGGCCAAGCAGAGCGAGGCGAATGCACAGGCGGCGCGGCGCGCCAGCGAGGAGAGTCAGGGCATCTCGCAGCAGATCGGCGAGCTCGACCATTTCGGCCGCTCGGTGGTCGGCCTGATCGGCGAGATCGACTCGATTTCAAATCCTGCGCGCGAGAATGCCATCGCCTTCGCCCAGGTCGGCGATGAGCTGAGGGACCTCGTTGCCGGCGTCGACCAGTCCGGCCGCAACCTCGAGGTCGCGGCGCGGCGAGGGGCGTCGCTGGTCTCGACCAGCGAGGCGATCCTCGGCGCGATCGCGGGCTCCGGCGTGCGCACGCCGCAATCCGACATGATCGAGATCGCCGTCGAGGCGGCAGCGACGATGTCGGACCTGTTCGAGCAGGTCGTCGCGAAGGGCGAGGTCGGCCTGGCCGAGCTGTTCGACGAGGCCTACCGGCCGGTCCCGGGCAGCGATCCCCAGCAGTTCATGAGCCGCTTCACAGCGCTGACCGATCGGCTGCTACCGCCGGTGCAGGAGAGACTGCTGACGGTGAACAAGCGCATCGTCTTCTGCGCAGCGATCGACCGCAATGGCTACCTGCCGACGCATAACCGCAAATATTCGCAGCCGCAGGGATCGGACCCGGTCTGGAACAACGCCAATTGCCGCAACCGTCGGATCTTCAACGATCGCACCGGGCTCGCTGCGGCGCGCAACCAGAAACCGTTCCTGCTCCAGACCTACCGGCGCGACATGGGCGGCGGCAATTTCCTGGTGATGGAAGACCTATCGGCGCCGATCTTCGTCCGGGGCCGCCACTGGGGCGGGGTCCGGTTCGGGCTCAGTGTCTGA
- a CDS encoding response regulator translates to MHIAPSFPNLSVLLIDPSPHYRRIIRTMLYQAQLQRVFEAADLSTAATTFIQKQPNIVMLDWDLPDGDSLKCLASIRSFKTSPFAKAPVLVMMEKPDRRSVVQAAKLGAHEIIVKPISPNNLWLHLSGIINVPRKYKEANGAITLVPRAISNSLF, encoded by the coding sequence ATGCATATCGCGCCATCCTTCCCCAATCTCTCGGTGCTGCTGATCGATCCCAGCCCGCACTATCGGCGGATCATCCGCACCATGCTCTATCAGGCACAGCTGCAACGCGTTTTCGAGGCGGCCGACCTCTCCACCGCCGCGACGACCTTCATCCAGAAGCAACCCAACATCGTGATGCTGGATTGGGACCTGCCCGATGGCGACAGTCTGAAATGCCTAGCCTCGATCCGCTCGTTCAAGACCTCGCCCTTCGCCAAGGCGCCGGTGCTGGTGATGATGGAGAAGCCCGACCGGCGCTCGGTGGTGCAAGCCGCCAAGCTCGGCGCGCACGAGATCATCGTGAAGCCGATCTCGCCCAATAATCTCTGGCTGCACTTGTCCGGCATCATCAACGTGCCGCGCAAATACAAGGAAGCGAACGGCGCCATCACGCTGGTGCCGCGCGCAATCAGCAACAGCCTGTTCTGA
- a CDS encoding STAS domain-containing protein, giving the protein MVITVSLPPFLGRSEAAAFRNQLLVALEQKESIAVECAEAGPFPSLWIQLMHAAATSAKARGLSVTLKAVSEECRQSFQAIGFDPAQSALVLE; this is encoded by the coding sequence GTGGTCATCACCGTCTCCCTTCCGCCTTTCCTCGGTCGATCAGAGGCTGCTGCGTTCCGCAATCAGCTCCTCGTCGCGCTGGAGCAGAAGGAAAGCATCGCAGTGGAATGCGCCGAGGCCGGCCCGTTCCCGAGCCTGTGGATCCAGCTGATGCATGCGGCGGCGACCAGCGCCAAGGCGCGCGGGCTCAGCGTCACGCTCAAGGCGGTGTCCGAAGAATGCCGCCAGTCCTTTCAGGCGATCGGGTTCGACCCGGCGCAAAGCGCTCTCGTTTTGGAGTGA
- a CDS encoding response regulator produces MKILAIDDTKTLLSLLSMTLRNAGHEVAEAENGEEGLVRFDQFKPDLVITDLNMPIMDGIEFTRACRARAAGQNTPIIVLTTENGAEIKAEGRRAGASAWMVKPFEPNTLLGLVARYQN; encoded by the coding sequence ATGAAGATTCTCGCGATCGACGATACCAAGACCCTGCTCAGCCTGCTCAGCATGACGCTGCGCAATGCCGGCCATGAGGTCGCCGAGGCGGAGAACGGCGAGGAAGGGCTGGTGCGTTTCGACCAGTTCAAGCCCGACCTCGTCATCACCGATCTCAATATGCCGATCATGGACGGCATCGAGTTCACCCGCGCCTGCCGCGCACGGGCTGCGGGCCAGAACACGCCGATCATCGTGCTGACCACCGAGAACGGTGCCGAGATCAAGGCGGAAGGCCGCCGTGCCGGCGCCAGCGCCTGGATGGTCAAGCCGTTCGAACCCAACACCCTGCTCGGCCTCGTCGCGCGCTACCAGAACTGA
- a CDS encoding chemotaxis protein CheA, with translation MDPLAELKQTFFQECEELLGALEQKLQLLDEGSSDPEDVNAAFRAIHSIKGGAGAFGCTDLVGFAHVFEAALDHLRSGRVALGDAPFALFLRCSDAVSDLVNAARNDEVAPVRPDLLAALEQVGQAKAAPSAAPAALVADAPPGIAALGNLLALVDSKMGAPAPAAPAKDDGWDDEPVAAAPVRRLGHDVRIKITPEADLFRRVIEPRVAIGILPAEEIVSVACDLSHVPPLEALDVTDCHMRFEVMMRTALSAEEIVSKFDFTLANEEFEVEVLADAEIETAPAAPAEVPQSVAADLSAILARLGPSADAAPEPDIQPVAAVVPVAAAAAAAAPAAPRAPVRPAANDAVAARQRQAVSVRVDLDRIDRLMNLVGEIVITQSMLVECVRSLPYDVYAKTAEGILTLSRQTRELQDHVMAVRAQPVKAVFQRMPRLVRELAQTLGKEVKLVLEGENTEVDKTIIEELADPLTHMIRNSMDHGVETPDERIAAGKHPEGTIRLIAEHRAGRIVISVTDDGRGIGRDRLLAKAKSRGLVGADEKLAPEEIDQLIFAAGLSTADAVSDISGRGVGMDVVRRNVESLGGRISVDSEPGRGCKFTLALPLTLAVLEGMVIRCGDDRYVIPIASVIETQHLANTPIEHLTFGQEVLRWRGEITPLHRLGAVMGSAGTRDENIIIIAETERGGNVGIAVDEIVGQQQVVVKSLESNYGTVNGASAATILGDGLVALILDVDSMLRLAASGVRQPVPELKLAG, from the coding sequence ATGGATCCGTTGGCGGAACTCAAGCAGACCTTTTTCCAGGAGTGCGAGGAACTCCTCGGCGCGCTGGAGCAGAAGCTCCAGTTGCTCGATGAAGGCTCGAGCGATCCCGAGGACGTCAACGCCGCCTTCCGCGCCATCCACTCGATCAAGGGTGGCGCAGGCGCTTTCGGCTGCACCGACCTTGTCGGCTTCGCGCATGTCTTCGAGGCTGCGCTCGACCATCTGCGTTCGGGCCGCGTCGCGCTCGGGGATGCACCATTCGCCCTGTTCCTGCGCTGCTCGGATGCGGTCTCCGATCTCGTCAACGCTGCGCGCAATGACGAGGTCGCGCCGGTGCGCCCCGATTTGCTCGCAGCGCTCGAGCAGGTCGGGCAGGCCAAGGCGGCGCCGTCGGCCGCTCCGGCCGCGCTCGTGGCGGATGCACCGCCCGGCATTGCCGCGCTCGGCAACCTCCTCGCCCTGGTCGATTCCAAGATGGGCGCGCCGGCACCGGCCGCGCCCGCCAAGGACGATGGCTGGGACGACGAGCCCGTCGCCGCTGCGCCGGTCCGCCGGCTCGGCCATGACGTCAGAATCAAGATCACGCCGGAAGCCGACCTGTTCCGCCGGGTGATCGAGCCGCGCGTGGCGATCGGCATCCTGCCGGCCGAGGAGATCGTCTCGGTCGCCTGTGATCTCAGCCACGTCCCCCCGCTCGAGGCCCTCGACGTCACCGATTGCCATATGCGCTTCGAGGTGATGATGCGGACCGCATTGTCGGCCGAGGAGATCGTCTCGAAATTCGACTTCACCCTCGCCAATGAGGAGTTCGAGGTCGAGGTCCTGGCGGATGCCGAGATCGAGACCGCCCCCGCGGCTCCGGCCGAGGTGCCGCAAAGCGTCGCTGCCGACCTGTCGGCGATCCTTGCCCGGCTCGGGCCGAGCGCCGATGCCGCGCCGGAGCCCGACATCCAGCCCGTCGCTGCCGTGGTTCCGGTCGCGGCTGCCGCAGCGGCCGCAGCCCCAGCGGCGCCGCGCGCGCCAGTGCGACCCGCCGCCAACGATGCCGTCGCCGCCCGCCAGCGCCAGGCTGTCAGCGTCCGCGTCGATCTCGACCGCATCGACCGGCTGATGAACCTGGTCGGCGAGATCGTCATCACCCAGTCCATGCTGGTCGAGTGCGTGCGCTCGCTGCCCTACGATGTCTATGCCAAGACCGCCGAGGGCATCCTGACCCTGTCGCGCCAGACGCGCGAATTGCAGGACCATGTCATGGCCGTGCGCGCCCAGCCGGTGAAGGCGGTGTTCCAGCGCATGCCGCGCCTGGTGCGCGAGCTCGCCCAGACGCTCGGCAAGGAAGTGAAGCTCGTCCTCGAGGGCGAGAACACCGAAGTCGACAAGACCATCATCGAGGAACTGGCCGATCCGCTGACCCACATGATCCGTAACTCGATGGATCACGGGGTCGAGACGCCTGACGAACGCATCGCCGCCGGCAAGCATCCGGAAGGCACGATCAGGCTGATCGCCGAGCACCGCGCCGGTCGCATCGTCATCTCGGTCACCGATGACGGGCGTGGCATTGGTCGCGACAGGCTGCTGGCCAAGGCGAAATCCCGCGGACTCGTCGGTGCCGACGAGAAGCTCGCGCCGGAGGAGATCGATCAGCTGATCTTCGCCGCCGGCCTGTCGACGGCCGACGCGGTCAGCGACATCTCCGGCCGCGGCGTCGGCATGGACGTGGTGCGCCGCAACGTCGAATCGCTCGGCGGCCGCATCAGCGTCGATTCGGAACCCGGCCGCGGCTGCAAGTTCACCCTCGCTCTGCCGCTGACCCTCGCCGTGCTCGAAGGCATGGTGATCCGCTGTGGCGACGACCGCTACGTCATCCCGATCGCCAGCGTGATCGAGACCCAGCACCTCGCCAACACGCCGATCGAGCACCTGACCTTCGGTCAGGAAGTGCTGCGCTGGCGCGGCGAGATCACGCCGCTCCACCGCTTGGGTGCCGTGATGGGCTCGGCCGGCACGCGCGACGAGAACATCATCATCATCGCGGAGACCGAGCGCGGCGGAAATGTCGGCATCGCCGTCGACGAGATCGTCGGCCAGCAGCAGGTCGTCGTGAAGAGCCTTGAATCGAACTACGGCACGGTCAACGGCGCCTCCGCCGCGACCATTCTGGGCGACGGCCTCGTCGCGCTCATTCTCGATGTCGACTCGATGTTGCGCTTGGCCGCATCGGGCGTCCGCCAACCCGTTCCCGAACTCAAACTGGCTGGATGA
- a CDS encoding chemotaxis protein CheW, translating into MSLQLSEKHFTSAQPESAARRIVTFRVGDRTFGIDVGMVREIKGWQATTPLPHAAPHVRGVLNLRGVILAVYDLRTAIGLGTTDATATHVIVVVDVEDKTAGLLVDSVSDIVDVPVSAVRPAPDLERDEHGLIEGLVLLDTEIVALLDLAAVIRDGGDNQDKQLRVA; encoded by the coding sequence ATGTCCCTGCAGCTCAGCGAAAAGCACTTCACCTCGGCGCAGCCTGAGTCCGCGGCGCGCCGGATCGTCACCTTCCGGGTCGGCGACCGTACCTTCGGCATCGATGTCGGCATGGTCCGCGAGATCAAGGGCTGGCAGGCGACGACGCCGCTGCCGCATGCGGCTCCGCATGTGCGTGGCGTGCTCAACCTGCGCGGCGTCATCCTCGCGGTCTACGATCTGCGCACCGCGATCGGGCTTGGCACGACGGACGCCACCGCGACCCATGTCATCGTCGTCGTCGATGTCGAGGACAAGACCGCGGGCCTCCTGGTCGACTCGGTCTCGGACATCGTCGACGTGCCGGTCAGCGCGGTCCGTCCGGCGCCGGATCTGGAGCGTGACGAGCACGGGCTGATCGAAGGCCTCGTCCTGCTCGACACCGAGATCGTCGCCCTGCTCGACCTTGCAGCGGTGATCCGTGACGGCGGTGACAACCAGGACAAGCAACTGCGCGTCGCCTGA
- a CDS encoding methyl-accepting chemotaxis protein — MSQLGVLSKLSVKLPALFAGGAAVSGGLVAFAVQQSAAAKLGALGLSSQQAEVALSALTSTALPFGAAGLAIAAGLGWLTARSLTRPVTALREGMEKLSEGTAEAMPELTRRDEIGDLSRALRQVQESSLEAGRIRTALDGCRTCIMVCDAQDRVVYVNKSLLSFFSGAQEDFRAAFPGVSAKDMLGKVLELFAGPQGVPEARTMRVPLGRRMVALTLTIMTQPGGQRLGSTIEWRELTEELRAADEVAAVVAAAAGGDFSRRVPLAGKPEALQRIAEGINEINTIVEAATNEFATVLSGLNEGDLTGRVDGAYDGRLGELKAGLNQTLARLTQTVSGIQVATAQVAATAGEIRAGAEDLAGRTEQSAAGLEETSATTGQLATSIGQSASRSRAATALVGEAMAVAGSGQDAVAETIGAIGRMEQSSARIAEIVSVIDGIAFQTNLLALNAAVEAARAGDAGKGFAVVASEVRTLAQRSATAAKDIKGVIANSNAEVAEGVRLVRRTGETLGRIVTAVEQVSATISEISQASAEQATDIAAMSRSVAAMDEATQQNAALAEQSAGSAASLAEQTQALRELAGFFQLGRAPMQARPASVEPNWQRPAAANTPAEPRRLPVRQDIHSAEARPVIPRRRVAGGRKDEWAEF; from the coding sequence ATGAGCCAACTGGGCGTCCTCTCGAAACTATCGGTCAAGCTGCCGGCGCTCTTCGCCGGCGGCGCCGCTGTTTCAGGCGGGCTCGTCGCATTCGCGGTTCAGCAGAGCGCAGCCGCAAAGCTCGGCGCCCTTGGCCTGTCCAGCCAGCAGGCTGAGGTCGCGCTGTCGGCGCTCACCAGTACGGCCTTGCCCTTCGGCGCTGCCGGCCTCGCCATCGCCGCCGGCCTCGGCTGGCTGACGGCCCGCTCGCTGACGCGGCCGGTGACGGCGCTGCGCGAAGGCATGGAGAAACTCTCGGAAGGCACAGCCGAGGCCATGCCCGAGCTTACCCGCCGCGACGAGATCGGCGATCTGTCGCGGGCGCTGCGCCAGGTCCAGGAGAGTTCCCTCGAGGCAGGGCGTATCCGCACTGCGCTCGACGGCTGCCGCACCTGCATCATGGTCTGCGATGCGCAGGACCGTGTCGTCTACGTCAACAAGTCGCTGCTGAGCTTCTTCAGCGGGGCGCAGGAGGATTTCCGCGCGGCGTTCCCGGGCGTCTCGGCCAAGGACATGCTCGGCAAGGTGCTGGAGCTGTTCGCCGGCCCCCAGGGCGTTCCAGAAGCCCGCACGATGCGCGTGCCGCTCGGCCGGCGCATGGTCGCGCTGACGCTGACCATCATGACGCAGCCTGGCGGCCAGAGGCTCGGTTCGACGATCGAATGGCGCGAGCTGACCGAGGAATTGCGTGCTGCCGACGAGGTCGCGGCAGTGGTCGCCGCGGCGGCCGGGGGCGATTTCTCCCGGCGCGTGCCGCTTGCCGGCAAGCCGGAGGCGCTGCAGCGCATCGCTGAAGGCATCAACGAGATCAATACGATCGTCGAGGCTGCCACAAACGAATTCGCGACGGTCCTATCTGGGCTCAACGAGGGCGACCTGACCGGACGCGTCGATGGTGCCTATGACGGGCGCCTTGGCGAGCTGAAGGCCGGACTCAACCAGACGCTCGCGCGGCTGACCCAGACGGTCTCGGGCATCCAGGTGGCAACGGCACAGGTCGCCGCGACGGCCGGGGAGATCAGGGCCGGCGCGGAAGACCTTGCTGGCCGCACCGAGCAGTCAGCTGCCGGGCTGGAAGAGACGTCGGCGACAACCGGCCAGCTCGCGACCTCGATCGGACAGAGCGCCAGCCGCTCGCGCGCCGCGACCGCGCTTGTTGGCGAAGCGATGGCGGTTGCCGGCAGCGGTCAGGACGCCGTGGCCGAGACGATCGGTGCGATCGGGCGGATGGAGCAGTCCTCGGCGCGGATTGCCGAGATCGTCTCCGTGATCGACGGCATCGCCTTCCAGACCAATCTGCTGGCGCTCAATGCGGCCGTCGAAGCGGCCCGCGCCGGCGATGCCGGCAAGGGTTTCGCCGTGGTCGCGAGCGAGGTGCGCACGCTGGCGCAGCGCTCGGCCACCGCTGCCAAGGACATCAAGGGCGTCATCGCCAATTCCAACGCTGAGGTCGCCGAGGGCGTGCGCCTGGTGCGCCGGACCGGCGAGACGCTCGGCCGCATCGTCACGGCGGTGGAGCAGGTCTCCGCCACGATCTCGGAGATTTCGCAGGCAAGCGCCGAGCAGGCGACCGACATCGCAGCGATGAGCCGATCCGTCGCGGCGATGGACGAGGCGACCCAGCAGAATGCGGCGCTGGCCGAGCAGAGCGCCGGCTCGGCCGCGAGCCTCGCCGAGCAGACACAGGCGCTGCGTGAGCTCGCCGGTTTCTTCCAGCTGGGCAGGGCGCCGATGCAAGCGCGGCCGGCTTCGGTCGAGCCGAACTGGCAGCGCCCGGCCGCCGCGAACACGCCGGCCGAGCCGCGACGCCTGCCCGTCCGCCAGGACATCCATTCCGCCGAAGCCCGCCCTGTCATTCCGCGCCGCCGCGTCGCCGGCGGACGGAAGGACGAGTGGGCCGAGTTCTAG